The following coding sequences are from one Haemophilus haemolyticus window:
- a CDS encoding DUF413 domain-containing protein encodes MAASFSVTRRFFDDKNYPRGFSRHGDYTIKESQVLEQYGQAFKALDLGEREPATKEEKDFVAFCRGERAAETFFEKTWNKYRTRINTKKRVYTLSGDVSEAASGGEDYSGE; translated from the coding sequence ATGGCTGCAAGTTTTAGCGTAACGCGTCGTTTCTTTGACGACAAAAACTACCCACGTGGTTTTTCCCGTCACGGTGATTACACAATCAAAGAATCACAGGTGCTTGAGCAATATGGCCAAGCGTTCAAAGCACTAGACTTAGGGGAACGTGAGCCAGCGACTAAAGAAGAAAAAGATTTCGTCGCTTTTTGCCGTGGTGAGCGCGCAGCAGAGACTTTCTTTGAAAAAACTTGGAATAAATATCGTACTCGTATTAACACTAAAAAACGTGTTTACACCTTATCTGGTGATGTGAGTGAAGCTGCCTCTGGCGGTGAAGATTATTCCGGTGAATAA
- the dsbA gene encoding thiol:disulfide interchange protein DsbA, producing MKKVLLALGLGISTLMSVNSFAADLQEGKQYVQVSQQASQQKEVIEFFSFYCPHCYAFEMEYKIPQQVADALPKDVKFKQYHVNFLGRQSENLTRAWALAMALGAESKVKAPLFEAAQKDALKSMDDIRAIFLSNGITAEQFDGGINSFAVNGLVNKQVNAAEQFKVRGVPDFYVNGKFRVNPEGLNYDDFVKDYVQTVKGLLQK from the coding sequence ATGAAAAAAGTATTACTTGCGTTAGGTTTAGGTATCAGCACGCTTATGTCTGTAAATAGTTTTGCCGCAGATTTACAAGAAGGCAAACAATATGTTCAAGTGAGTCAACAGGCTTCACAGCAAAAAGAAGTGATTGAGTTTTTCTCATTCTACTGTCCGCATTGTTACGCCTTTGAAATGGAATACAAAATTCCACAACAAGTCGCAGATGCTTTACCAAAAGACGTGAAATTTAAACAATATCATGTGAATTTCTTAGGTCGCCAGTCTGAAAACTTAACGCGTGCTTGGGCGTTAGCAATGGCATTGGGGGCAGAAAGTAAAGTAAAGGCACCATTATTTGAAGCGGCCCAAAAGGATGCTTTGAAATCAATGGATGATATTCGAGCTATTTTCTTATCGAATGGTATAACTGCCGAGCAATTTGATGGTGGCATTAATAGTTTTGCAGTGAATGGTTTAGTCAATAAACAAGTAAACGCCGCAGAACAATTTAAAGTACGTGGCGTACCTGATTTTTATGTAAATGGTAAATTCCGTGTAAACCCTGAAGGGTTAAATTACGATGATTTCGTGAAAGATTATGTGCAAACCGTAAAAGGTTTATTGCAAAAATAA
- a CDS encoding YihD family protein, whose translation MKCKRLNEVLELLQPYWSKDPDLSLMEILQKIANESGFQKPLNELTDEVIIYQLKMDGTDKHEPIPGLKKDYEEDFKTALLRARGIIK comes from the coding sequence ATGAAATGTAAGCGTTTAAATGAAGTTTTGGAACTTTTACAGCCTTATTGGTCTAAAGACCCGGATTTGAGCTTAATGGAAATTTTGCAAAAAATTGCCAATGAATCAGGTTTCCAAAAGCCATTAAATGAATTAACTGATGAAGTGATTATTTATCAGTTAAAAATGGATGGTACCGATAAACATGAGCCAATTCCTGGTCTCAAAAAAGATTACGAAGAAGATTTTAAAACCGCATTGCTCCGTGCTCGCGGTATCATTAAATAA
- the mobA gene encoding molybdenum cofactor guanylyltransferase MobA: protein MTITISAVILAGGKARRMDGQDKGLQILGKQSLIQHVIHRLQPQIHQISINANRNQTEYAKFGFPVFSDELPDFQGPLSGMLTALEKTKSDFILFTPCDTPFFPTNLLDKLKSAVENHRTLIAYACDEEREHPVFCLMSVQLKEKLRHYLASGERRLLQFMKENGGISVKFTQEEGNFENFNTMDDLKKTVI, encoded by the coding sequence ATGACAATCACAATAAGCGCGGTAATTTTGGCTGGTGGCAAAGCACGCAGAATGGACGGGCAAGATAAAGGATTACAGATTTTAGGTAAACAATCTTTAATTCAACATGTTATTCATCGCTTGCAACCACAAATTCATCAGATTTCAATTAACGCTAACCGAAATCAAACAGAATATGCAAAATTTGGCTTTCCTGTTTTCTCCGATGAACTGCCCGATTTTCAAGGGCCATTAAGTGGCATGCTAACAGCCCTAGAAAAAACAAAAAGCGACTTCATCCTTTTTACACCTTGTGATACACCTTTTTTCCCAACTAATCTTTTAGATAAACTCAAAAGTGCGGTTGAAAATCACCGCACTTTAATTGCGTATGCTTGCGATGAGGAACGTGAACATCCCGTTTTTTGTTTGATGTCCGTTCAGCTAAAGGAAAAATTGCGACACTATCTAGCATCGGGTGAACGACGCCTTTTACAGTTTATGAAAGAAAATGGCGGGATTTCAGTAAAGTTTACGCAAGAAGAAGGCAACTTCGAGAATTTTAATACGATGGATGATTTAAAGAAAACAGTCATCTAA
- a CDS encoding Dam family site-specific DNA-(adenine-N6)-methyltransferase, with translation MLRPKKQSLKPKLKHRPFLKWAGGKFRLTDDINKAFPNKKNCLIEPFVGAGAVFLNSNFERYILADINPDLINLFNIVKENVEGYIEACKPIFFADDANTPDYYYTKRRQFNASTDPFERSIIFLYLNRFGFNGLCRYNSKNEFNVPFGAYKTHYFPEDELRYFAHKAQSAVFLCCDFQKTFEFADKNSVIYCDPPYAPLQQDTNFTGYAGNEFGLMQQRALADLAKSIQKEKQIPILISNHDTKFTREIYNGAKFKRVKVQRSISQNSEKRVKVKELIAIFGARK, from the coding sequence ATGTTACGTCCGAAAAAACAATCTTTAAAACCTAAGTTAAAACACCGTCCATTTTTAAAATGGGCGGGGGGGAAGTTTCGTTTAACGGACGATATAAATAAAGCCTTTCCAAACAAAAAAAACTGCTTAATTGAGCCATTTGTGGGGGCTGGAGCAGTATTTCTTAATTCTAATTTTGAACGCTATATTTTGGCAGATATCAACCCTGATTTAATCAATCTATTCAATATTGTTAAAGAAAATGTAGAGGGTTATATCGAAGCTTGCAAGCCGATTTTCTTTGCTGATGATGCCAATACACCTGATTATTACTATACCAAACGTCGTCAATTCAATGCTTCTACGGATCCTTTCGAACGTTCGATTATTTTTTTGTATTTGAACCGTTTTGGTTTTAACGGATTATGCCGCTACAACAGCAAGAATGAATTTAATGTGCCTTTTGGGGCTTATAAAACTCATTATTTTCCAGAAGATGAATTACGTTATTTCGCTCATAAAGCGCAAAGTGCGGTGTTTTTATGTTGTGATTTTCAAAAAACTTTTGAATTTGCCGATAAGAATTCGGTGATTTATTGCGATCCGCCTTATGCTCCGCTACAACAGGATACTAATTTTACTGGTTATGCGGGCAATGAGTTTGGTCTGATGCAGCAACGTGCTTTGGCTGATTTAGCGAAATCTATACAAAAAGAAAAACAAATTCCGATATTGATCTCTAATCACGATACTAAATTTACGCGTGAAATTTATAACGGTGCAAAATTTAAACGGGTAAAAGTCCAACGTTCTATTAGTCAGAATTCAGAAAAACGCGTAAAAGTGAAAGAATTGATTGCGATATTTGGTGCTCGTAAATAA